The genomic DNA AGCGCGGAGACGCAGAAGAGGAAGAGGCCGAGGCACAAGGCTCTGTTCAGGGGGGAGCCCTCTCAAGGGAAAAAGAGCGCGCGAGTGTAGCGGGGCTGGCGCGAACGGGAAGCCCCACCTGAAACGGGAACGTGATAGGCAGCCGCGCGCCGGGCCCGGGCTGTCCGTGGCATGGCGGGCGGGCCACGGGGCCCCGAGGAGATGGCGATGCTGAAGTCGGCGATGAACGAGTGGGCCTTCAAGGCGATCCAGCTGGAGACGGCGGTGCTGGCGCTGGAAGAGGTCGGTCTGCCCGGGGACATGAAGGCGCTGTGCGACAAGGCCGAGCAGGCCCTGCTCGAGGTGGTGCGCGCCTGGAACGCGAAGAAGCCCCAGGCGGATACGCGCAAGTGGAAGGTGGAGCCCGCCCAGCCCCAGGGCACGCCCCAGGACGACGAGCTCGTCGAGCTGCTGGAGCAGATGAAGGAGGATGGCGTGGAGGAGTGGACCCTCCACCGTCTCACCAGCGACAAGGGCGACACGGTGGAGACGCTCGTCACCGAGGATCGCGCGTGGATGTCCGCCGGGGGCGAGTACTACTCGGGCCAGTGGGACGAGGAGAAGCAGGAGCTCGACGTGGGCCGTGACGACGAGGAGGGCGAGCTGGGCACGGGCCTCGTCCTCAACCTGCGGGGCGAGCTCGTCTTCGAGTCGCAGCTGAAGGACTGAGTGGGCCCAGGCCGTCCGGCCCCTGGCTCCTCCCCCGCCGTGCCGCCATGCGCGCGCACGGGGGGGTGGCCATCGCGCGGGGCGCCCCTAGCTTTGAGGTGCGTGGCTGGCACGGACGAGCAGTGGGAGTCCGGTGCGCGACGGGGGTAGTACCGGTGGGTTGGAGTGGCGTCGAGGGGTGCCCGTGCCGGACGCGCTCCTTTTGATGTGACTATTCCCAGGGCTCCTCTTCCTCGGGTTCCTCGCGGGTACGCCGTTCCTCGTCCTGTCCGAATACCTCGGTGGCGGCGCGATCGTCCTGCTGGCTGGACCAGGTGGTGTGGCCCCCGGCGAAGCCCTCGAGGGGCCGCGCGCCCCGTGTCGCTTCCACTTCCAGATCGCGCGCTTCCAGGTCTCGCAGCCGGTGTCGCTCCTGATCCCGCTCCCGCTGGTGCAGCTTCTCCACTGGGTCGTTCATTGACTGACACCTCCTTGCTTCAAGAGTGGGAACGGTTTTCCCGGTCGTCATCCACGGAGGGGTGAACCCTTGTCTCCGTGCGCTCGTCCGCATGCTGGAGGGACGAGGCCCTTGCGGGTGCATGGCATTCCCTAGGAAGTTGAGGCGATGAACGTCGCTCACTCTTCTGGAAACACGGCCACGCTGCTCGTGCCGGGCTACCGCGGGAGCTTTCTCGTCACGGAGGGCCCGAAGCCCGAGCGCGCGTGGATCACCGCGGGACAGGCACTGCTCCGGGGTCATCGCTCGATCGCCCTTCCTTTTCCAGGCCGGCGCCCCGAGCCGACCTATGGGCCCCTGCGGCCGGACGGTCCCATGACCCGGGTGGGTGTGCTCTTCGCCTCGGTGGATGCCTATGGCGCCTGTATGCGGTTCGGCGCCGAGCGCTTCCCGGAGCTCGTTCCCTTTGGCTACGACTGGCGGCAGGACATCCGGAAGAGCGCGGGTGAATTGCGCGCGCGCATCGAACAACTCGTGGCGGAAGGAGGGGGCAAGCGCGAGGTCAACATCGTGGCCCACAGCATGGGCGGATTGGTGACCCTGTATTGCCTGTTGCATGGCGGCGAGGGCGGGGCTCCCTGGTCTGGCGCGAAGCACGTGCGGCGTGTGGCCATCGTGGGCACGCCATTCAATGGCAGCGCGGCCGCTTTCGATGACCTGCTCCTGGGTACCCAGACGGTGCGCAACCGGGGCCTGCT from Melittangium boletus DSM 14713 includes the following:
- a CDS encoding lipase/acyltransferase domain-containing protein; the encoded protein is MNVAHSSGNTATLLVPGYRGSFLVTEGPKPERAWITAGQALLRGHRSIALPFPGRRPEPTYGPLRPDGPMTRVGVLFASVDAYGACMRFGAERFPELVPFGYDWRQDIRKSAGELRARIEQLVAEGGGKREVNIVAHSMGGLVTLYCLLHGGEGGAPWSGAKHVRRVAIVGTPFNGSAAAFDDLLLGTQTVRNRGLLTPEALFTFPAVFQLLPPRSDFLVDARGAPVKYDAFDPSVWREKGWGPFRDASLHEDESYRAQLGRMLQAHREIDEALRPRSPPPPPPFETLVVVGSGHPTPDLFQEKNGTLDVEHPVYGDGDGSVVTSRALPVLPMAYRRLDSKSEHVALMSDKKVLGAIERFFRGEAVGTAPV